A genomic stretch from Miscanthus floridulus cultivar M001 unplaced genomic scaffold, ASM1932011v1 os_1267_1_2, whole genome shotgun sequence includes:
- the LOC136533870 gene encoding pentatricopeptide repeat-containing protein At3g12770-like, with protein MPVRPPTAAAVLVHRYIRIITAAAASSPASLRALLPIHARAIVLGVSANPAFATSLIAGVAPASLAYARRVFDAAPVHDAYMWNTLLRVHAHSQSSSHAVDALALYKRMRAAGVAPDHYTYPIVLPACAAARRARLGRAAHGDAVRFALAGDGFVRCTLIAMYFQEGEVADAELVFAESHGSSRTVVSWTAMVAGYVQNYFYGEALALFGTMVAEGVLPNEITLISFLPCLQGQEWLNAGEMVHGFVVKSGFDANIPLANALVAMYGKCGSIPMAEALFEGMAVRSLVSWNTMVAIYEQHGDVVVAIKFFRRMLTEKVGFDCVTLVSVLSACARSGALETGKWVHEFARSHGLDTDARIGNVLVDMYAKCGEIADARRVFDCLHVRGVVSWSAMISAYANHGDSEEALKVFCLMKSEGVRPNSFTFTAVLVACGHSGLVNQGLKHFNSILSDYQMSPTLEHYACMVDMLGRAGRLVEAYEIIRGMSLRPDKCVWGAFLGGCKLHGNLELAESVAKDLFQSGSNDVTFYVLMSNMYFEAGMLEDAERIRRAMKEMELKKTAGRSTVNQ; from the coding sequence ATGCCAGTACGGCCTCCTACCGCCGCCGCTGTCCTCGTCCACCGCTACATCCGCAtcatcaccgccgccgccgcctcctcgccggCCTCCCTCCGCGCCCTCCTCCCCATCCACGCCCGCGCCATCGTCCTCGGCGTATCCGCGAACCCGGCCTTCGCCACCAGCCTCATCGCCGGCGTGGCGCCCGCCTCCCTCGCCTACGCACGCAGGGTGTTCGACGCCGCGCCTGTACACGATGCCTACATGTGGAACACCCTCCTCCGCGTGCACGCCCACTCCCAGTCGTCGTCGCACGCCGTCGACGCCCTCGCCCTCTACAAGCGGATGCGCGCCGCCGGCGTCGCGCCGGACCATTACACCTACCCGATCGTGCTCCCGGCTTGCGCGGCTGCGCGCCGGGCGCGGCTCGGGCGGGCCGCGCACGGCGACGCGGTGCGGTTCGCGCTCGCTGGGGACGGGTTCGTGCGCTGCACTCTCATTGCGATGTACTTCCAGGAAGGGGAGGTGGCAGACGCTGAGCTAGTCTTTGCGGAGAGCCATGGATCATCCCGGACGGTGGTGTCGTGGACAGCCATGGTTGCTGGCTACGTGCAAAACTACTTCTATGGGGAGGCACTTGCGCTGTTTGGCACAATGGTTGCCGAGGGTGTACTTCCGAATGAGATCACTCTGATCAGTTTCCTGCCCTGCTTGCAGGGCCAAGAATGGCTGAATGCCGGGGAAATGGTTCACGGGTTCGTAGTCAAGTCGGGGTTTGATGCAAACATTCCATTGGCTAATGCCCTCGTCGCAATGTATGGGAAGTGCGGGAGCATTCCCATGGCAGAAGCTCTGTTTGAGGGAATGGCTGTACGCAGTCTGGTTTCTTGGAACACGATGGTTGCAATCTATGAGCAGCATGGTGATGTGGTTGTGGCAATCAAATTCTTCCGCAGGATGCTTACTGAGAAGGTGGGGTTTGATTGTGTGACTTTGGTCAGTGTTCTGTCTGCTTGTGCACGCTCAGGAGCCCTGGAGACTGGCAAATGGGTGCATGAGTTTGCCCGGAGTCATGGGCTTGACACAGATGCAAGGATTGGCAATGTTCTTGTCGACATGTATGCAAAGTGCGGCGAGATTGCTGATGCAAGGAGGGTCTTTGACTGTTTGCATGTGCGTGGTGTTGTGTCCTGGAGTGCCATGATAAGTGCATATGCCAACCATGGGGATTCTGAGGAGGCTCTCAAGGTCTTCTGCCTGATGAAAAGTGAAGGGGTGAGACCAAATTCTTTCACATTCACTGCAGTTCTAGTGGCGTGTGGCCACTCAGGCCTTGTTAACCAAGGACTGAAGCATTTCAACAGCATCCTTTCTGACTACCAAATGTCGCCTACACTGGAGCACTATGCCTGCATGGTTGACATGCTAGGGCGAGCTGGTAGACTTGTGGAAGCATATGAAATCATCAGGGGAATGTCGTTGCGCCCAGACAAGTGCGTGTGGGGTGCATTCCTTGGGGGTTGTAAGCTTCACGGCAATCTGGAGCTAGCTGAATCCGTTGCCAAGGACCTCTTCCAGTCAGGCTCCAATGATGTCACATTCTATGTTTTGATGTCAAACATGTACTTCGAAGCCGGAATGTTGGAAGATGCAGAAAGGATAAGACGAGCCATGAAGGAGATGGAACTCAAGAAGACAGCCGGGCGTAGCACAGTAAACCAATAG